GCTGCATTGAACACAACAttccttaaaacacaatgcttGAAATTATGTTCTTATGCTGGAATTTACTCTTCCAGAGCAAATCTTATCTGATTTATGTTTATTCCCTACTTGCAGTTGTGCTGTCTGATAGTTAAATAGCAATACCATTAAATGCAGAGTTCAGGAAGTAGTCTGGATTATCAGTTTTTTCACAGTGAGGGTTCTTTGGGATGGTCTTAGTTGAAGTCAGTTGGAATGTGAAGAGCTGTTTAATATCCATCTAGATGTTGATCTTGAAACAGTCCTCTTTGTTCTGCTAGTGTTTTGTGAAAGCCAGTTAAggcaatgcattaaaaaaataaatctttcattCCTCTAGTGAAGAACGGAGACAAGGGTTTGGTCCAGATGTTCCCCAAGGGTGGCTGCTGCCTCATGCTGGGGGAGCTGTGCGTCCCCCCCTGGCATCAGGTTGTGAACTGGTCAGGAGGACTCATCTCCTCCCAGGCTCCTCCCTCCAACAGACTCTAGTTCTTGAGAGCAGTGATTGTGGCCAGTGCTTAAATGTGTGTCAGGGTGTGGAAGGATTGCTATCCAAAGGGAAAAGTAGAAGTGTCACAGAAATGTGTCAAAACGTGTGTTGAGGGAGCAAGAGGCTTGCAGGAGGATTCATCCCTTTGCTCTGTTTCAGACAGAGGAGTGTCAGACAAATTAATTGGATAATGTGTGGGTGGCATTTCAAAGAGCTGAGCAAATTAATAGTCCTCTTATTGCTGGGGCAAAATCCATGGAAGCTTCTTGTCAAAAGTTCGCTGCTTCAAATCTACTTCATAAATCACAGCAGCGACATCCTTTGGGGTCTGTGAATGAGAAAGGTCCTGGTGTAAGAAGccctttgctgtattttttcttataaatCAGAAATCTATTTTTTGCTTCCTAAACCcgtatttattattttgttataATCTCTCCTTGGTTTGTGGGTCCCCTCTTTTCctgtttccagaaaaaaatatataggaCTTTCAGAAAACCATGGAAGAGCCAGTGCCACAGGGGCAGGCCGTGGGGTGGGGAAGAATGTCTGATTCCTCATGCCACTGCCTGCACATAGATCAGGGAAAACATTCGTATGCTTAAAGTATTAAATTGGATTAGATGGAGGGAAGAGGAAGTTCTGCTTATGAACAATGGTATCTTGGTTGTGAAGTGTTCACCTCTAGGGGGAAGGCCTATGGTGTTGCAGTGGGAGCTTCTTGATGTAAGTTCATAAAATCCTGGAGACGGTGGGATGGAGAAAACCTGTTCTCCAGTGATTGCGGGcagaaaaccaacagaaaaagtTATTCTGATGTTTTAAACACACGCATGGATTTATCATGGCACAGTTTTATAAAGTGGTGTTCCCTTTtgtggtttttccccaatttttgtTATGCTTGTAagtaaaagaaagagaagatgaaTTCTTATTCtgtctcttccttttccagatACTCCTTGGGACAGTACAGATAGGGGACTTGAAAGCTCCCAAAAGTTGGGTGGGGAGAATGGTTAAGTGCTGGACTTGTGGAGGTGCTTGGTTTCTTCCTTCTGCAAGGGTTAGACTGAAGGAGTGATGGAACAAGACTCTTAATATTTTAGATATGTATTGGAGATGGCTTTAAGGTCTAGTCTGTGTTTGGATCTTGTTGTCTGGAAAAGTGTTGTAGGAGGGTCTTGGTTTTCGCCctaaacagcagcagcagtgctttgCTGCTGGCCACCGGTCTCTTTGGTGGTGTTGCATTGGTGTGATGTTCTCTGAAGGTTTTGAAGGACCCAGAGCTTCCTTCTGTGCACACACACCATAATTCTGTGGTGTAAATGGCAGGTGTCAAAGCATGCAGGTGATGAAATAGTGTTGAacaaattttcttctgttttacagagatgctgcagTTTGTCAGCAACCAGGCAGGAGACTTTCCAGACCTGTTTTCGGATCCCTTGTGCAGCACCTTCCAGGGCAgcggcagcagtggcagcagcagcaggaccctggagccGCAGTTGCAGCGGCCCTACAGCCAGGTGCAGCTCCAAACCTTCCCGGCACCCCCTGCATCCCCCCAGCTCCAGAGCCTGCCGGTGAAAGCAGCGCAGACGACGCCTCCAGTCCCTCCACGCTCAGCCCCTGTCCTGCAGCCGCGGCCCTCGGTGCAgcctcagctccagcagcaggccGTCATGATCACGCCAACGttcagctctgctccccagacCAGGATTATCCAGCAGCCAGTCATCTACCAGAATGCAGCCACAAGCTTCCAAGGTAGTGCTTGCAGTGTTCAGGCTACAGGTGTGCCTGGTGCACATGAGATTCTAGGATGCTCAGGCTGTGGATGTGCCTGGTGTACTTGCAGTAAATGGCATCAGTGTACAAACTCCAAGTGCATCGTCAGCCGTGACAAGCCTGATGATCCTTTTCTTGTGGTGCTGCCTGGGGAGTGTCCCTTCTCCTACCTGCATGGCTTTGGAGTTGGGGAGCTTGAGATATTGCCAGGAATGAGATTTAAAGTGTTCTTGTGCGATCTCTTACCATAATTGTTTTCTTGCTCTTCTCCTCTGGACTGGCCTTTTGCCCTATGGCTCTTGGGAGGCTTGAGAAAATATGTCTTAAAACGTTTTTGACTATCCTGTCCTCCCACTGATGGGTGCACTGGGCAGATCCAGTCTGTCCCACACAGCAGTCTGGAATGAAAGCACATTTTGTCTGCCAAACTCTGGAGCTCAGTACTTGCACTAAGCAGAGACACCTGTAGGAATATTTAGCAGTCTTCCTTTGTGACTGCTGGATGACTTGATCCTCTTCAATAGGCTTTGATTCTTTACATGACAGATAGGATCCTACGGTCCACCAAGACCAGGGGGAGTGGGAAAGTGCAGGTTGGATGTCCTGTATAATGCCACTGAAGCAGAGTCCTGTGCTATCAGACTAAAGGGTTTTCGCTCTATTGTCTCTTAGCTGATCCTCTCTGCCTCCTGGAAAGCTGCTATTCTAGGTGCAGTGCCCTGTTGCAGAAGGCACCAAAGCAGCTGGAAGTTTCCCAACATGTGGGATGTGTTAGATGAATGCTGCCTACTAAGAAGCAGTGGGAAGAAGAGGAGTGATTCTAGAAGCATTTCCAGGCTCCAGGAGGGAGGTGTGTGTCTCTCGACCATTTCTGACATCTCTTCTGCTTTTCAGTTCTCCAGCCTCAGGTCCAGAGCTTGGTGACATCCTCCCAGGTTCAGCCGGTGACGATCCAGCAGACGGTGCAGGCCCAGCGAGTGCTGACGCAGGCTGCCAACGGCACCATCCAGACCTTAACGCCAGCCACGGTCCAGACTGTTGCTGCACCACAGGTTCAGCAAGTTCCAGTAAGTAAAAATGCGGCATGATGGGGGGATCCAGCAGAACAAGAAAGTGCTTTCATGGGTCTGGTCCCCTGGCTTGCCTGGGGAGAAGTGGCGAAGCTGTAGGGCTGGCGATCCTGGCTGGGATTGCTTCTGCACAAATGTGAGAAAACCTGAGAGGTTTTAGCCAGCCTGTGTCCCAGAAGCATTTTACTTCATGCAGGTCATGTGTGAGAGTCCCTTTTGTGAGATGTGAGCTGACTTCTGGCCAATGCTCAGCAACTGTTTTCCGTAAAACAGTAATTAAATGCAgtctaaatttattttataacttGGTACTGCCAAACCCAGTCGGAAGCTTTACTTGAACAGGCTTTCTTTGACTTCCGCCTTCTTTGCACTTCCATCACCTCTACCACATCTTATAAGGACTGGTTGATACTGGAATGTGTTCTTTTAAttcttctgtaatttttttatagttttattGTTTTACAGTgccatgtgattttttttcactcttgtGCATCTTTgtgttaaagaaaaatgtttgtcTGTGAGACTCAGTATGACAAAGTTGCTATGGTTCAGTTGTACTATGCCATCTCTGGTGTTCTCAGAGAGTCAACAAggtatttgaaagaaataagaGCAAAATAACTTACAGTGGATTTTGATCTGCTTGATGTTAAAGGGTACAGATCCTTTCAGTGAAATTGCAGGGAGAAGCTACTATGGGTATTTTCCAAAGCAGACTGTCCTAGCTGTGTTAGACTGAATACTCAGACAGTTAATGTAGAGAGCTAATTATAGGTGTAACTGGAGAGGGGAAAGCTGCTTTTCCATCAGCTCTTTTGTGTTGTTATTTACTTGTTTACTTCTGGTGACTGGTTTGAAAACCACTGTCCTGGTGGTTCCTCTGTCCCACTCTATCCAGTGCTGTTCACACTGTCTCCTGCTCAGAGTTTGCATTGAGGCTGATGGAAAGCATCCAGGTGATGCAGGGTACAAGTCAAAGAAATACCTTGTTCTTTTGCCAACCACTGAGTTAAAGCTATTACAACTCGGTCAGTGCTTACCTCTGGCTACTGAGATCAGCAGGGAAATATGTGCCTGCTCTCCTCTTCACCTGTAACTCTTTTCAACCTAGGTTCTCGTCCAACCTCAGATCATAAAAACGGATTCCCTGGTCTTGACAACCCTGAAAACAGATGGCAACCCTGTCATGGCTGCAGTACAGaacccagcactgacagcactcACTACTCCCATTCAGaccacagctctgcaggtaCCCTATGGCTGTCCTTCCATCCCTCTCCTCACTGATATCCTTTCCTATTAACACAAGGAAGAGATTTGTGCTTCGGTATTCTGCAGTGGCACAGACAAGAAGGAGTTTTGAGGGCTGTTGTACACACGTCCAGGGCAAGTAATACCCTGTTTCTGTCAAGGGTAAACACACAGATTGTATTGTTTGGCTGCCTTCCCATGGCCAGTAAGCAAAGATCAAGGGCACATTTCTGTTTACCTTTTTCTGGTACTACGAGGAATACGGCCTAAATACTCAGTCTAGTTTTTAACTTGTAGCCAAAAGCTAACATACTCAGAGTACCTGTGGAACTTCCTTTTGCACATCAATAGTGTCTAACAGTAGTACATTAAATGTGACAACTAATTAAACTACTTTTCAGAGGGCATTTGCAGGGAGGATTTGTCATAATCATTGGAGGTGGCAATTGTGCTTCATGGCCTCCATTTCTAGTCAAGTCTTAGAAATTTATGCCCCCAAAGAAACATTTATTATGATCTTGTATGTTCTGAACAGATATCTTTGTATAAATATTTACTGGGGGAGATAAGCTTGTCAGTGTGGACCTAAATTTTGACTTGTTTTGCAATAGCATGGTAGGCTTCTTAGATACTTATTAGCAGCCGGGCTAAAATCTTCAATTAATCTGCTTGCTTTTAGATGACATTTTCACACAACTTGAGGCTTACGAGGTTGTGTCTGAGACATGTTTGATCACATCGATTTTAGGTGGATATTAGCCAAGGAAAGGTATAGGACTTAAATTCATTTATTTGTCAAGTTCCAGCTTGAAGTGAAACTGCATTAATTTCTGGTATCCCAATTAGAAGACTATTTCAGTCAAAATTGTTTCTGAAATTGCTCATTAGTAGTTTATTCTCATGGCTAGCTGCTCTAGGCTAGTTACTATGTTTTGTCTTCTGGCAGAAATAACTCTTACTCTCCATAGCTACTTGCTTCCCTGATCCTTGGTGTACTTCAGAGAACACATGTGCCTTTCTAAATCTTGCTTTGCTGAAATTTCTTTCATTACAGCTGTCCTAGGAGCCTGTCTGTGCAGCTGTTCTGGTGGGattcataattttttatttctgagtaCATACTGCTTTAGTTTGCTTAGGTGGTCTGTCTTACATCTAGATGCCCAAGTTTGAGCTTTCCATTCTGCTGTATATCACTCATTAGTCTTAGTTCCTCATATTAAGGCGTTTTTATAGCTTatgggttgggtttttgtttttttttttcatttaatgaaaTTCAAATCAATTTGAACTGTGTTTCTCAAGCCAAAGGTTGTTTTTTCATAGTTGGATCCTTTCCAGCAGTGTTGTTACTTGTGTCATTGGAAGTAGTAGAGGCTGTTGCTGTTTTCATGACTATTTCTCCATAGGAAAGGTGGTTTTTGACACTTGGAGTGTAAAGATTGTAGGAACAAGGAGGAACTTTAGtccctttatttatttaagtggATGAACAGAGCATAGTATTGGCAGAAGTGTTGATGTACTTGGAGAACAAGAGATGTTCCTATTCCACAGTGACCAGTGTGGGAGCCAGAGTGACAGATTTTTCCTGCGTTGCTGTGCCAATGTTTGTGCCAGCTAAGAAAGATGGAAGGAATTTGGCATCTCACACATTTTCTGAGCTGTACCAACTTTTCCCGCTTCCTTTTTGTTTACTCCTTCTTTTGCCATCATAAACTTTATCTAAATTGGCTGATTGCTCTTGACACTTGTTATGCATGGTCTTTGTAGACCCTTGTTGGGAGCAATGGGACCATTTTGACCACAATGCCGGTGATGGTGGGACAAGAAAAGGTGCCTATCAAACAAGTTCCTGGGGGTGTCAAGCAACCTGAACCACCTAAAGAAGGAGAGAGGAGAACAACTCACAACATCATTGAAAAGCGCTACCGGTCGTCCATAAATGACAAAATCATTGAGCTGAAGGACCTTGTCATGGGGACAGATGCCAAGGTAAAGATGGGAAATAAGTGCACATATGGTGTCATAAATACTTTGTCTTCAGGTGCTCATTTGCTCTACCAAATGAAGCATTTGGGCACATGCAGCTGTTAGTAGCATGCACATGGGGTAAGACTGGTGAGAATCACTTGCGCTCGATAATTGTATTCAGGAAGGGTCATctgtaaaatattcattttactATGCTAGTGGTACTGTTTCCTGAAAATAATCTATACCTTATGCATTTGTTCTTATATTAATTAGGTCTAACTTAAAATAGGCCCTCTAGGTAGAATATCCAAGTAGGTGTTTTGGTAACTCTCCTAAACCACATCTTGCTTCAATTAAGTTTCCTTTTCCATGTGAGTGCAGTAAGGATGAGGGTTTACAGAGCTTTCCAATTTATTTCCTTTAGACACTGAGCTGTAAAAACTCCTGCTTGCTCAAATACTGCAAGCTTTGTTGCGCCACATATTCAGGGTTTGTTCCTACTTGCTTTACCTCATGCTGGTGAGGCAGGCAGTAGTATTCTTGGTACCTTCTGTGACTACTGAACAAATAATTGCACTAGTGAAGTCACCTCCTATTCCACTCCATTGGAAGTGgaagcttttaaaaacatgGATAGTGTGCAGTGGCTTCGCAGTACTTTTGGCTTGTGTTTAGAAGATAAGCTTGCCCATTGCTGCTGGAAGCAAGGATTTGCATGGAGATGGCCAAGCGGGTAAGGCAAGGAGGGAACTACTTATCTTAGAATTTATCAGTGATCAGCATCTTGTTCTATCCCAGAATTGACCCACTTCATTTATAAACTGCAGTACTTTCAAAGGACTATTTCTGCCTGAAACCTAGGTGTGAACTCCATTGTTATTTTGATGTTAATCTGTTTCTCTTGTACTGTTTTTAAAAGATCTTAGAGAGACCTCATCCTTGTCTATCTTTGATACATTGCCCACAGAGCATGCTCTGCTAATGGATCCTTTGCAGCTGCTGAGAGGTCTTTTATACCTTTTTTCACCACATGATACAAAGGGTTGTGGTATTCCAACAGGCAAGAGTGATCCTTTGATACTCTTAATATAAACTGCTTTTTGTACATTCAATTCCTTACAGATGCACAAGTCTGGAGTCCTGAGAAAAGCCATTGACTACATTAAATACCTGCAGCAAGCTAACCATAAGCTGAGGCAGGAGAACATGGTTCTGAAGCTGGCTAACCAAAAAAACAGTAAGTTGTGGAGGCTCTGTAACAGATGGGAAGCAGTCAGCACGGATGTAGGATGTATCTTGCAGTTTCTTATTCTTCAGAGAGTTTGTATTGATAGTGATCACTGTTACTCCAGATGACTGAGCCAATCTGAGAGCCACTGACAGGAGTCAGGATGGAGACACATGTACATAATGCACTTTGATTTTTTCAGAGCTGTTGAAGGGCATTGACTTGAGCAGTCTGGTTGACAACGATGTAGACCTAAAGATTGATGACTTCAACCAGAATGTGCTGCTGATGTCTCCTCCAGCCTCTGATTCAGGATCTCAGGCTGGCTTCTCTCCCTATTCCATTGATTCAGAGCCAGGAAGCCCACTCCTTGATGATGCAAAGGTATGTGTGACTTTACCTGACAAATTCAAGCTATCTTCTTTAGGATATTTAAGAGCCAGAATTTAAATTCTTCTTATTCTCAAGAGTGGAACCAGCAGACATCTGGCAAGCAGATTTGTAGGGCTTAGAGATCCTCTGTAAGGATGAGGAAGGTGCATGTGTGTGTATTatctttctttaaattattGAGACTATTTTCTGAGTTGTATTACCCGAGCCCTACCTTTGTTGCTGGAAGAACTTGTGCTTATCCTTCAGCCCCTGTACAGTCTTTGTGGACTTAGAGTGCATTTTCATTGCCCAAGTAGCCCATGGTTTTCCAGGGTATGTATGTCAAGTGAGTAAAGCAGGAGAACTTGGAAATGGATGATGACATCAGTTGTGGTTTATGAGACCATAAGTAATCAGAGTAACAAAAAGATGTTAGCTGTCTTTGacttaggggtttttttgtggatATCACAGAAGTGGGTTTTCTGGGAGATCCTCAAAAGAGTAAGGGCAGCAAAGGTTAATCCTAGCCTAACCCAGGGATGCAGTTACAGTTAATACCTAAAATGACTGGACACAGAAGGAAGTTGAAGGCAGTCAAATATTTCAGCCTTATCTTACTAAGCTAAGAAAAGCTTTACTGAACTCCTTGCTCATCCTTGCTTGTTCTGTTTCTGCTTATTCCCTACCCCTTCCTTAGGATAAACATTTTTTGTGCTCCAGAATGGTAAGCATcgtgttttttctcctttttctctccatTCCTAATCCCTTGAAGGTTAAAGATGAGCCTGACTCCCCTCCTGCGGCACTTGGTATGGTGGATCGCTCTCGAATACTCCTCTGTGCTCTCACattcctttgcctttccttcAATCCACTGACCTCCCTCCTGGACGCCCGAGGAAGCCCCGAGTCCGACAGCCTGGTGCGCCATGGCTCCGGCAGGAACGTGCTGACCATTGAGTCAGGTAAAGAGCTAGCATAGTTTGGGCCACAGAGGTTGTCCAGCCGTACATGGTGTCCCTTAAAGCCAGCTGCGAAGGCTGCCAGTCACAAAGTGGACGGTCGCTGTGGTTCAGCAGGATGGGTTTGTCTGTTCAGGGAGTTTTACAACCTTTGTTTAATGGGTGGGGAGGGCAGTAACTGCAGGGCAGGGCATGGAAGGAGAGCCAGCTTGGATATGGCTCCAGTTCACATCCAGTATTCTTCTTGCATAAAACCAGCTATGGCTCGGCATGGTGAGGTTGAGGTGGCACCTATTTGTAGCCCAGCAGCTTAGGCTTTTGGCATAGACCCTTGAAAAGTAGTTCAGGGTGTAAGGGGTGTCCTCCTTTCCTCACCAGTCTTGGAGGCATGTTCactttgcatttgtttttaagGTAACTGACTGATTTTTGTCACTTAATCATAAAGTATTACTACACTGTTGCTATGGAGTCTTGCAACTGGGCTTGTTGATAAACTCATTCCATAAAATTCACAGTTAAAAGTACAGTTTAGGAGAGGCTGGGGGATGCTCTAGGCATGCAGTTGTTTTCTTGACTATGGTTCCTCAGTGTCACTTTGCAAATTTAACTAGGATTGGAAAATGATACTGGAGTATTGAGTACCTGTGGGTGTGTCTTACAGAAAAATCAGAAGACAGCTCTTGGAAAACTAAGTGCTGATTCGTTTTTTTGTACATCAGTCttgcaaaaataataatttggtTGGGAATGTTGAGGGTTGGAGTTTGGATGAAGAGGTGTTGTTATAGGTGTTTCCTGTTTGAATTGCACTCGTTGCATTAAACACGTGGCAAGCATAGCAAGACATCCTTCAGAGTCCGCACTCATTGTGTTGCCAGGCTTTTGGTGTCCAGGTTAGAGTTTAACTTTCCTTTTTGGGATATCCATTGTAGATGCAGCTGGTTGGTTCGGCTGGGTGATGCCCACCCTAATCCTGTGGCTTGTGAATGGAGTGATTGTACTGAGTGTGTTTATAAAGCTCCTTGTGCACGGAGAGCCGGTGACCCGTCTGCACTCAAGGTCCTCGGTCACCTTCTGGAGGCACCGCAAGCAAGCAGACCTGGATTTGGCACGGGTAAAGTTGACTCATTGTTTTGCATCAAATGCATCTTTTAGCTGGGATTGTGGGTAAATGTTTCCCAGTGAGGCAGTGGCATGGCACTTGCAAGATACTGTATTCCTTGAGTGGATCATCCTGTGTGATTTCTGAGAAGATGTTGCCAGGTTGTTCTGAGCAGATTACTGTCCTACTCAGCCTAAGTTCGTGAGGAATGGACGGAGTGGAAGAGGCTCCTAATTTCTGTCCTTGTTGCTAGCTACTGCACCTTGTATTAGTTTTTGGCAGCAACATCTTGGGTTTTGTCCAGAATCTGGCCTCTGCTGTGTCTGTCTGCTGTCCTCCAGCCTCTTGGAAGTCCTCTTTATTGTTGAGGAAACATTATATTATAATACTATATTATAACATTATATACAACATATTGTTGAGGGAAATTTCCATGGTGTTTGACAAGGCAGGAAGCTCTTTTCATCTAGTGCTGATGTGTCTCACAGGGAGTACAGGATCAGAACCATGTGTAGAAAGTATATTTAGGGACAGATTTCAAGCTGGTTTTCAGTTTCTATGTTAATGTCCTTCTGCTAAAGTTCTTGTCCTGACTTGCGCGTCAGTTTGTCTTGCTCCCAGTGCCAAGATGGTCCCAAAGTGTCTCTGATAGTGATTTTTGTTGCTGAACCTTTCGTTGTGTTATTTGCAGGGTGATTTTGCTGCAGCTGCGTCAAACCTGCAGACTTGCCTGTCAGTGCTCGGACGAGCACTGCCAGCTTCCCGCCTGGACTTGGCctgcagcctgtcctggaaTGTGATCCGCTATAGCCTGCAGAAGCTGGCACTGGTGCGGTGGCTGCTGAAGAGGACTTCTCATCAGTGGCGGGCAAGGGAGGCCACTGCAGGATTTGAGGATGAGGCCAAGACCAGCGCTCGGGATGCAGCCCTGGCGTATCACAAGCTCCATCAGCTCCACATAACAGGTGGGAGCAGAAGTGGCAGATCTGCTGTCTGGTTTTCCTGAATGAAGAGACTCTGCTGATCCTGGAGCATACAGGGAGAGCACTACAGCCTCTCTACTCTGGGAGGGCTGCTGTTAGAAATTAGCCTGACAAATTTTAGGAGCCACTTAGTAAAACACAGGTTCATGCAATAAAAGAACTTCATATCAACAGGTTCTTGCTGTTTCTTTAGGATAGTAGTCCTGCAAATTGTGGTAGTATTTAATAGCTGGTATTACTGATTAAAAATtaacacttttctttctcctgctgGTACAGGTAAACTTCCCTCCAGCTCAGCTTACTCAGGCTTGCACATGGCATTGTGTGCTGTGAATCTGGCTGAGTGTGCAGAAGAAAAAATCCCACCCAGCACAATGGCAGAAATTCACCTGACAGCTGCAGTTGGCTTGAAAACCCGCTGTGGAGGCAAGCTTGGTTTCCTGGCGGTGAGTTGTGTTATCTTCCCTGATCATACCCTCAAGCAGAGATCTAGGAAAGCCTGGAAGCTGGCATTGCTGTATCTTGGAGAGGGCATCTACTAGCACTACAATTATCATATGACCTGCAATTATGATATGAGCTGTAATTACGATACGATCTTTGCCTTGGTGGTGCTGTTCTTTCCTTAGGTACTGTTCTCAATCTTGTCCTCTCCTTTCACCAGAGCTACTTTCTCAGCCAGGCTCAAAGCC
This portion of the Anomalospiza imberbis isolate Cuckoo-Finch-1a 21T00152 chromosome 5, ASM3175350v1, whole genome shotgun sequence genome encodes:
- the SREBF2 gene encoding sterol regulatory element-binding protein 2, producing MEGGELAAESMDTLTELGDELTLGDIDEMLQFVSNQAGDFPDLFSDPLCSTFQGSGSSGSSSRTLEPQLQRPYSQVQLQTFPAPPASPQLQSLPVKAAQTTPPVPPRSAPVLQPRPSVQPQLQQQAVMITPTFSSAPQTRIIQQPVIYQNAATSFQVLQPQVQSLVTSSQVQPVTIQQTVQAQRVLTQAANGTIQTLTPATVQTVAAPQVQQVPVLVQPQIIKTDSLVLTTLKTDGNPVMAAVQNPALTALTTPIQTTALQTLVGSNGTILTTMPVMVGQEKVPIKQVPGGVKQPEPPKEGERRTTHNIIEKRYRSSINDKIIELKDLVMGTDAKMHKSGVLRKAIDYIKYLQQANHKLRQENMVLKLANQKNKLLKGIDLSSLVDNDVDLKIDDFNQNVLLMSPPASDSGSQAGFSPYSIDSEPGSPLLDDAKVKDEPDSPPAALGMVDRSRILLCALTFLCLSFNPLTSLLDARGSPESDSLVRHGSGRNVLTIESDAAGWFGWVMPTLILWLVNGVIVLSVFIKLLVHGEPVTRLHSRSSVTFWRHRKQADLDLARGDFAAAASNLQTCLSVLGRALPASRLDLACSLSWNVIRYSLQKLALVRWLLKRTSHQWRAREATAGFEDEAKTSARDAALAYHKLHQLHITGKLPSSSAYSGLHMALCAVNLAECAEEKIPPSTMAEIHLTAAVGLKTRCGGKLGFLASYFLSQAQSLCSSERSAIPDSLRWLCHPLGQKFFVERSWMVKSAAKESLYCTQRNPADPIAQVHQAFCENLLERAVDSLVKPQTRKEVAGQEEEESCEFSGAMEYLKLLNSFLDSMGSGAPPFASNSVLKSALGPDVVCRWWSAAVAMAIAWLRGDDAAVRSHFAEVERMPKSLEMSENALVKATFYMCKAMQASLSGKADGQQSSLGHCERASSHLWNSLNMSSGMSSTVLNNMIQLLACDLLLSLRTSLWQKQANASQALGETYHASAPELTGFQRDLGSLRKLAHSFRPAYRKVFLHEATVRLMAGASPTRTHQLLEHSLRRRTPQSSKQGELDTLPGQRERATAILLACRHLPLSFLSSPGQRAVLLAEAARTLEKVGDKRSCNDCQQMIVKLSGGTAIAAS